One genomic region from Burkholderia latens encodes:
- a CDS encoding PhoX family protein, producing the protein MPALPNASRRQALKILAGAPMLPLSGLALPALLTGCGGDDGPTATTPAAAYTSAAFSAMAAPTLDNAAAMATTTVGSTLSVSFSDGSSRNFKLAYRPFFVTGDMVPDGNGGTILAGGYYDINNQPIIDRSVAGKERQFYSDCPDGSSLLTLKNANVPGVKGNTVFAVVQFEYTTRDQASASQYGQLPSPIAVITLDQDPSSGALKVVKYHNVDTSKAHGLWITCGASLSPWGTHLSSEEYEPDATKAATDAQFKAFSKNTFGDETKANPYHYGHLPEITVNPDGTGTVKKHYCLGRISHELIQVMPDQRTVMMGDDATNGGLFMFVADKAADLSAGTLYVAKWTQTSSAGAGSATLTWLKIGHATSNEIETLANTLKASDIMDLTTTDPNDASYTKIHFGGKFNWIRVKPGMEKAAAFLETHRYAALIGGSMAFTKLEGTTVNAKDKIVYTAMSRIETSMVKGNTVSRDVALDKKIAAGAVYALNLKGGQRDTSGAAIDSEWVPVDMSAPAALVGEDLAAADALGNLANPDKIANPDNLKFSEKLRTLFIGEDSGMHVNNFLWAYNVDTKSLTRVLSCPAGAESTGLHAVDEINGWTYIMSNFQHAGDWESPLHDKVKPTLDPLVRANYKDRFGASVGYLTAEPTSIKLAKA; encoded by the coding sequence ATGCCCGCGTTGCCCAATGCTTCCCGTCGTCAGGCCCTGAAGATCCTCGCCGGCGCGCCCATGCTGCCCCTCTCCGGCCTCGCGCTGCCGGCCCTGCTGACGGGCTGCGGCGGTGACGACGGTCCGACCGCTACGACGCCGGCCGCCGCATATACGTCGGCGGCGTTCTCGGCGATGGCCGCGCCGACGCTCGACAATGCGGCCGCGATGGCCACGACGACCGTCGGCTCGACGCTGTCGGTGTCGTTCTCGGACGGCTCGTCGCGCAACTTCAAGCTCGCGTACCGGCCGTTCTTCGTCACGGGCGACATGGTGCCGGACGGCAACGGCGGCACGATCCTGGCCGGCGGCTACTACGACATCAACAACCAGCCGATCATCGACCGTTCGGTCGCGGGCAAGGAGCGCCAGTTCTATTCGGACTGCCCGGACGGCAGTTCGCTGTTGACGCTGAAGAACGCGAACGTGCCCGGCGTGAAGGGGAACACAGTGTTCGCGGTCGTGCAGTTCGAATACACGACGCGCGACCAGGCAAGCGCGTCGCAGTACGGCCAGCTGCCGTCGCCGATCGCGGTGATCACGCTCGACCAGGATCCGTCCAGCGGCGCGCTGAAGGTCGTCAAGTATCACAACGTCGACACGTCGAAAGCGCACGGGCTGTGGATCACCTGCGGCGCGAGCCTGTCGCCGTGGGGCACGCATCTGTCGAGCGAGGAATACGAACCGGACGCGACGAAGGCCGCGACCGACGCGCAGTTCAAGGCGTTCAGCAAGAACACGTTCGGCGACGAGACGAAGGCGAACCCCTACCACTACGGCCATCTGCCGGAGATCACGGTGAACCCGGACGGCACCGGCACGGTGAAGAAGCACTACTGCCTCGGCCGCATCTCGCACGAGCTGATCCAGGTGATGCCGGACCAGCGCACCGTGATGATGGGCGACGATGCGACCAACGGCGGCCTGTTCATGTTCGTCGCCGACAAGGCGGCCGACCTGTCGGCCGGCACGCTGTACGTCGCGAAGTGGACGCAGACGTCGTCCGCCGGCGCGGGTAGCGCGACGCTCACGTGGCTGAAGATCGGCCACGCGACCAGCAACGAGATCGAGACGCTCGCGAACACGCTGAAGGCGTCGGACATCATGGACCTGACGACGACCGACCCGAACGACGCCAGCTACACGAAGATTCACTTCGGCGGCAAGTTCAACTGGATCCGCGTGAAGCCGGGAATGGAAAAGGCGGCAGCCTTCCTCGAGACGCATCGCTACGCGGCGCTGATCGGCGGCAGCATGGCGTTCACGAAGCTCGAAGGCACGACGGTCAACGCGAAGGACAAGATCGTCTACACGGCGATGTCGCGGATCGAGACGTCGATGGTCAAGGGCAATACGGTGTCGCGCGACGTCGCGCTGGACAAGAAGATCGCCGCGGGCGCCGTCTACGCGCTGAACCTGAAGGGCGGCCAGCGCGACACGTCGGGCGCCGCGATCGACAGCGAATGGGTGCCGGTGGACATGAGCGCGCCGGCCGCGCTCGTCGGCGAGGATCTCGCCGCGGCCGACGCGCTCGGCAACCTCGCGAACCCGGACAAGATCGCGAACCCCGACAACCTGAAGTTCTCGGAGAAGCTGCGCACGCTGTTCATCGGCGAGGACTCGGGGATGCACGTGAACAACTTCCTGTGGGCGTACAACGTCGACACGAAATCGCTCACACGCGTGCTGTCGTGTCCGGCCGGCGCCGAATCGACGGGCCTGCACGCGGTGGACGAGATCAACGGCTGGACCTACATCATGAGCAACTTCCAGCACGCGGGCGACTGGGAGTCGCCGCTGCACGACAAGGTGAAGCCGACGCTCGATCCGCTCGTGCGCGCAAACTACAAGGACCGATTCGGCGCGAGCGTCGGCTACCTGACGGCCGAGCCGACCAGCATCAAGCTCGCGAAGGCGTAA
- a CDS encoding ammonium transporter — translation MDGLKSGVDTLFLLIGAVMVLAMHAGFAFLELGTVRKKNQVNALVKILVDFSVSTLAYFFIGYTIAYGVEFFDDIGTLSQHSGYALVRFFFLLTFAAAIPAIVSGGIAERAKFNPQLVATLIIVGFIYPFFEGIAWNERFGVQAWLTHAFGAPFHDFAGSVVVHAFGGWVALPAVLLLGARHGRYAKDGRIAAHPPSNIPFLALGAWVLAVGWFGFNVMSAQTLDKISGLVAVNSLMAMVGGTLAAWMAGRNDPGFTYNGPLAGLVAVCAGSDVMHPIGALVTGAAAGALFVAMFTCVQNRWRIDDVLGVWPLHGMCGALGGIAAGVFGQPALGGLGGVSFASQLIGTLGGIVIATAGGALVYGALKATVGLRLDREAEFDGADLSIHRISATPERE, via the coding sequence ATGGATGGTCTGAAATCCGGCGTCGATACACTGTTCCTGTTGATCGGCGCCGTCATGGTGCTCGCGATGCACGCGGGCTTTGCATTTCTCGAGCTTGGCACGGTCCGCAAGAAGAACCAGGTCAACGCGCTCGTGAAGATCCTCGTGGACTTCTCGGTGTCGACGCTCGCTTACTTCTTCATCGGCTACACGATCGCGTACGGCGTCGAGTTCTTCGACGACATCGGCACGCTGTCGCAGCACAGCGGCTACGCGCTCGTGCGCTTCTTCTTCCTGCTGACGTTCGCGGCAGCCATCCCGGCGATCGTGTCCGGAGGCATCGCGGAACGCGCGAAATTCAATCCGCAACTCGTCGCGACGCTGATCATCGTCGGCTTCATCTATCCGTTCTTCGAAGGGATTGCGTGGAACGAGCGCTTCGGCGTGCAGGCGTGGCTCACGCACGCGTTCGGCGCGCCGTTCCACGATTTCGCGGGCTCGGTCGTCGTGCACGCGTTCGGCGGCTGGGTCGCGTTGCCGGCCGTGCTGCTGCTCGGCGCGCGCCACGGCCGCTATGCGAAGGACGGCCGGATCGCCGCGCATCCGCCGTCGAACATCCCGTTCCTCGCGCTCGGCGCGTGGGTGCTGGCCGTCGGCTGGTTCGGGTTCAACGTGATGAGCGCGCAGACGCTCGACAAGATCAGCGGCCTCGTCGCGGTGAACTCGCTGATGGCGATGGTCGGCGGCACGCTCGCCGCGTGGATGGCCGGCCGCAACGATCCGGGCTTCACGTACAACGGACCGCTCGCCGGTCTCGTCGCCGTGTGCGCGGGCTCCGACGTGATGCACCCGATCGGTGCGCTCGTCACCGGCGCAGCGGCAGGTGCACTGTTCGTCGCGATGTTCACCTGCGTGCAGAACAGGTGGCGCATCGACGACGTGCTCGGCGTGTGGCCGCTGCACGGGATGTGCGGCGCACTCGGCGGGATCGCGGCCGGCGTGTTCGGCCAGCCCGCACTGGGCGGCCTCGGCGGCGTATCGTTCGCGTCGCAGCTCATCGGCACGCTCGGCGGCATCGTCATCGCGACGGCGGGCGGCGCGCTGGTGTACGGCGCGCTGAAGGCGACCGTCGGCCTGCGGCTCGATCGCGAAGCCGAATTCGACGGCGCCGACCTGTCGATCCACCGGATCTCGGCGACGCCCGAACGCGAGTGA
- a CDS encoding Rrf2 family transcriptional regulator: MNTSSRFAFAVHVLALLSMQEGVPLSSDIIAGSVNTNPALIRRLLSMLAAAGLTTSQLGAGGGALLAREPGEITLLDVYRAVDDAQLFALHREAPNPACVVGRHIQGVLIDYIGDAQRAMEASLATRTLADVTADVLESEQRNRPAGSASG, from the coding sequence ATGAATACCAGCAGCCGGTTTGCGTTTGCCGTTCACGTTCTTGCGTTGCTGTCGATGCAGGAAGGTGTGCCGCTGTCGTCCGACATCATTGCGGGCAGCGTGAACACGAATCCGGCGCTGATCCGTCGGCTGCTTTCGATGCTGGCGGCCGCGGGGCTGACCACGTCGCAACTCGGCGCGGGCGGTGGCGCGTTGCTCGCGCGGGAGCCCGGGGAAATTACGCTGCTCGACGTGTACCGCGCGGTCGACGATGCGCAGTTGTTCGCGCTGCACCGTGAAGCGCCGAATCCCGCGTGCGTCGTCGGCCGGCACATCCAGGGTGTGCTGATCGACTACATCGGCGACGCGCAGCGGGCAATGGAAGCGTCACTCGCCACGCGAACGCTTGCTGACGTCACGGCAGACGTGCTCGAATCCGAGCAGCGCAACCGGCCGGCGGGTAGCGCCAGCGGCTAA
- a CDS encoding NAD(P)-dependent oxidoreductase, with protein sequence MTQRSLNIALFGATGMIGSRIAAEAARRGHRVTALSRHPGAAADGITAKAADLFDAASIAAALPGHDVVASAYGPQQDDAAKVVAAARALVAGVRQAGLKRLVVVGGAGSLEVAPGKQLVDTEGFPDAYKAVALAHRDALGYLQTVGDLDWTFFAPAAQIAPGERTGTFRTGVGKLIADAQGNSKISAEDYAVAFVDALEHRSFVREVATVAY encoded by the coding sequence ATGACGCAACGTAGCTTGAACATCGCGCTGTTTGGCGCCACCGGCATGATCGGCTCGCGGATCGCGGCGGAGGCCGCACGCCGCGGCCATCGCGTGACCGCGCTGTCGCGCCATCCCGGCGCGGCCGCCGACGGCATTACCGCGAAGGCGGCCGATCTATTCGATGCGGCCAGCATCGCGGCCGCACTGCCGGGTCACGACGTCGTCGCGAGTGCGTACGGCCCGCAGCAGGACGATGCCGCGAAGGTCGTCGCGGCGGCGCGGGCCCTCGTGGCCGGCGTTCGCCAGGCGGGGCTGAAGCGGCTCGTCGTCGTGGGCGGCGCGGGTTCGCTGGAAGTCGCACCGGGCAAGCAGCTCGTCGATACCGAAGGTTTCCCCGATGCATACAAGGCGGTCGCGCTCGCTCACCGGGACGCGCTCGGATACCTGCAGACCGTCGGCGATCTCGACTGGACCTTCTTCGCGCCGGCCGCACAGATCGCACCGGGCGAGCGCACGGGTACGTTCCGCACGGGCGTCGGCAAGCTGATCGCGGACGCGCAGGGCAACAGCAAGATCTCGGCGGAAGATTACGCGGTCGCATTCGTCGATGCGCTCGAGCATCGGAGCTTCGTGCGCGAAGTCGCGACGGTCGCGTATTGA
- a CDS encoding Lrp/AsnC family transcriptional regulator codes for MDAIDRKLLELLQADATLPIAELAQRVNLSQTPCWKRVQRLKETGAIRAQVALCDPRKLGVGTTVFVAIRTNQHTEEWAQRFTQAVRDMPEVVEVYRMSGETDYLLRVVVTGIDDYDRVYKQLIRAVPLFDVSSSFAMEQIKYSTALPVRDLSEPA; via the coding sequence ATGGACGCCATCGATCGCAAGCTGCTGGAGCTGTTGCAAGCAGACGCGACGCTGCCGATCGCGGAACTCGCGCAGCGCGTGAACCTGTCGCAGACGCCGTGCTGGAAGCGTGTGCAGCGCCTCAAGGAGACCGGTGCGATTCGCGCACAGGTCGCGCTGTGCGATCCGCGCAAGCTCGGCGTCGGAACGACCGTGTTCGTCGCGATTCGCACGAATCAGCACACCGAGGAATGGGCGCAGCGTTTCACGCAAGCCGTGCGCGACATGCCGGAAGTCGTCGAGGTATACCGGATGAGCGGCGAGACCGACTATCTGCTGCGCGTCGTGGTGACCGGCATCGACGACTACGATCGCGTGTACAAGCAGTTGATCCGCGCGGTGCCGCTGTTCGACGTGAGTTCGTCGTTCGCGATGGAGCAGATCAAGTATTCGACTGCGTTGCCGGTGCGCGACCTGTCCGAGCCGGCGTAG
- a CDS encoding ABC transporter ATP-binding protein — MTLLELDDLCVAYDTPSGSRMVVDGLSLALPRGDIGCLLGASGCGKTTVLRAIAGFEPVRTGRIVLDGMPVAAPSLDVPPERRRIGMMFQDYALFPHLSAADNVAFGLRRMPKAERRARVADMLELVGLAQSGNAYPHELSGGQQQRVALARALAPSPELLLLDEPFSNLDVDTRERLAFELRDILKRTGHTAILVTHNQAEAFAIADRIGVMKDGRLAQWDTPYALHHHPASPFVAEFVRRDALADERARALARGR, encoded by the coding sequence GTGACCCTGCTTGAACTTGACGACCTCTGCGTCGCCTACGACACACCGAGCGGCAGCCGCATGGTAGTCGACGGGCTGAGCCTCGCGCTTCCGCGCGGCGACATCGGCTGCCTGCTCGGCGCATCGGGCTGCGGCAAGACCACGGTGCTGCGCGCGATCGCAGGCTTCGAGCCGGTGCGGACCGGACGCATCGTGCTGGACGGCATGCCGGTCGCGGCGCCATCGCTCGACGTGCCGCCCGAACGGCGGCGTATCGGAATGATGTTTCAGGACTACGCGCTGTTCCCGCACCTGAGCGCGGCCGACAACGTCGCGTTCGGGTTGCGGCGGATGCCGAAGGCCGAACGGCGCGCGCGGGTCGCCGACATGCTCGAACTCGTCGGGCTCGCGCAATCCGGCAACGCCTACCCGCACGAGCTGTCGGGCGGCCAGCAGCAACGTGTCGCGCTGGCGCGCGCGCTCGCACCGTCGCCGGAATTGCTGCTGCTTGACGAGCCATTCTCGAACCTCGACGTCGACACGCGCGAGCGTCTGGCGTTCGAGCTGCGCGACATCCTGAAACGTACAGGTCACACCGCGATCCTCGTCACGCACAACCAGGCGGAAGCATTCGCGATCGCCGACCGGATCGGCGTGATGAAAGATGGGCGGCTCGCGCAGTGGGACACGCCCTATGCGCTGCACCACCATCCGGCGAGCCCGTTCGTCGCCGAATTCGTGCGCCGCGACGCGCTCGCGGACGAACGTGCGCGCGCGTTGGCGCGCGGCCGTTGA
- a CDS encoding ABC transporter permease has product MTTNAPFVRARRQPFRLRAGGAWLAAAVAIAAAVAAPLAVLVAAAFGADLAHWAHLAEFVLPQALVNTLMLLAGVGAIVTVIGTGCAWLVTAYDFPGRRVLTWALLLPLAVPTYIVAFAYLDLLHPIGPVQGTIRWLLGFDSPRQFRLPDLRSLPGAIFVLGFVLYPYVYLSTRAMFVTQSASLLEAARTLGAGRIVTFWRVVVPLARPAIAVGVSLALLETLNDIGASEFLGVQTLTVSVYTTWVTRSDLAGAAQIALAMLAIVVGMIALERYGRRRQRYAHGRRMRPIAPRTLTGATAWCAAAFGWLPVLLGFGAPAAYLAVETGKRVHLVGGVSAQLLTGLANTLSIAAAATAATLACGLVVAWAARAQRDSARAGPARACARIASLGYAVPGTVLAIGLLIPFAAADRLLGAALGRDGLLLMGSAAALVIAYTVRFLAISAGSIEAGLARIPPSLEHAARSLGETAGGTLRRVHLPLLRPALTTSALLVFVDAMKELPATLLLRPLNFDTLATWLYAEAARGTYEEGAVAALAIVLAGLVPVILLARTRHKIGA; this is encoded by the coding sequence TTGACAACTAACGCACCTTTCGTCCGCGCGCGTCGCCAGCCGTTCCGGTTGCGCGCGGGCGGCGCCTGGCTGGCTGCGGCCGTCGCGATCGCCGCGGCGGTCGCGGCGCCGCTCGCGGTGCTGGTCGCCGCCGCGTTCGGCGCCGATCTCGCTCACTGGGCGCATCTTGCCGAATTCGTACTGCCGCAGGCGCTCGTCAATACGCTGATGCTGCTCGCGGGCGTCGGCGCGATCGTCACGGTGATCGGCACGGGCTGCGCGTGGCTCGTCACCGCGTACGACTTTCCCGGCCGCCGCGTGCTGACCTGGGCGCTGCTGCTGCCGCTCGCGGTGCCCACCTATATCGTCGCGTTCGCGTATCTCGACCTGCTGCACCCGATCGGCCCCGTGCAGGGCACGATTCGCTGGCTGCTCGGCTTCGACAGCCCGCGCCAGTTCCGCCTGCCCGATCTGCGCTCGCTTCCGGGCGCAATCTTCGTGCTCGGCTTCGTGCTGTATCCGTACGTGTACCTGAGCACGCGAGCGATGTTCGTCACGCAGTCCGCAAGCCTGCTCGAAGCCGCGCGCACGCTCGGTGCCGGGCGCATCGTCACGTTCTGGCGCGTCGTCGTGCCGCTGGCTCGGCCCGCGATCGCGGTTGGCGTGAGCCTCGCACTGCTCGAAACGCTAAACGACATCGGCGCGTCCGAATTCCTCGGCGTACAAACGCTGACGGTGTCGGTCTACACGACGTGGGTCACCCGCTCCGATCTCGCCGGTGCCGCGCAGATCGCGCTCGCGATGCTCGCGATCGTCGTCGGCATGATCGCGCTCGAACGCTACGGGCGCCGCCGCCAGCGCTACGCGCACGGGCGGCGCATGCGGCCGATCGCGCCGCGCACGCTGACCGGCGCAACCGCCTGGTGCGCGGCCGCGTTCGGCTGGCTGCCGGTTCTGCTCGGCTTCGGCGCGCCGGCCGCGTATCTCGCGGTCGAAACCGGCAAGCGGGTGCACCTGGTCGGCGGCGTATCGGCGCAGTTGCTGACCGGGCTCGCGAACACGTTGTCGATCGCCGCCGCCGCGACTGCGGCCACGCTCGCGTGCGGGCTCGTCGTCGCGTGGGCGGCGCGCGCGCAGCGCGACAGCGCACGTGCGGGCCCGGCCCGCGCATGCGCGCGGATCGCGAGCCTCGGCTATGCGGTACCGGGTACCGTGCTCGCGATCGGGCTGCTGATTCCGTTCGCAGCGGCCGACCGGCTGCTCGGCGCCGCACTCGGCCGGGACGGGCTGCTGCTGATGGGGTCTGCGGCCGCACTCGTGATCGCGTACACCGTGCGCTTTCTCGCGATCTCGGCCGGCAGCATCGAAGCCGGACTCGCGCGCATTCCGCCGTCGCTCGAACATGCCGCGCGCTCGCTCGGCGAGACGGCCGGCGGCACGCTGCGCCGCGTGCATCTGCCGCTGCTGCGTCCTGCACTCACGACGAGCGCGCTGCTCGTGTTCGTCGATGCGATGAAGGAGTTGCCGGCGACGTTGCTGCTGCGTCCGCTGAATTTCGACACGCTCGCGACGTGGCTGTATGCGGAAGCCGCGCGCGGCACCTACGAAGAAGGCGCGGTCGCCGCGCTCGCGATCGTGCTGGCCGGGCTCGTGCCCGTGATCCTGCTCGCGCGCACCCGCCACAAGATCGGAGCCTGA
- a CDS encoding Fe(3+) ABC transporter substrate-binding protein, giving the protein MSNPRTRLLPLAGALAVAAAAFAPLAQAVEEVSLYTTREPKLIQPLIDAFTKQSGVKVNTVFVKDGLLERVKAEGAQSPADVLMTVDIGNLLDLVDGGLAQPVRSKVLDDAIPANLRGAQGDWYALSLRDRVLYVEKDLKVDAFRYEDLADPKWKGKVCIRSGQHPYNTALVAAMIAHDGEAATEKWLRGVKANLARKATGGDRDVARDILGGICDVGLANAYYVGHMKNAEAGTDARKWGDAIKVVRPTFANAKSGGTHVNISGATVAKHAPHKANAVKLLEYLVSPEAQALYAQANYEYPVRANVKLDPVIASFGPLKIDPLPLADIAKHRKAASQLVDKVGFDN; this is encoded by the coding sequence ATGTCGAATCCGCGCACCCGCCTGCTGCCGCTCGCCGGCGCCCTCGCCGTTGCCGCCGCCGCGTTCGCGCCGCTTGCCCAGGCCGTCGAGGAAGTGAGCCTGTACACGACCCGCGAGCCGAAGCTGATCCAGCCGCTGATCGACGCGTTCACGAAGCAGAGCGGCGTCAAGGTCAACACGGTATTCGTGAAGGACGGCCTGCTCGAACGCGTGAAGGCCGAAGGCGCACAATCGCCGGCCGACGTGCTGATGACGGTCGACATCGGCAACCTGCTCGACCTGGTCGACGGCGGGCTCGCGCAGCCGGTGCGCTCGAAGGTGCTCGACGACGCGATTCCCGCGAATCTGCGCGGCGCGCAAGGCGACTGGTATGCGCTGTCGCTGCGCGATCGCGTGTTGTACGTCGAGAAGGACCTGAAGGTCGACGCATTCCGCTACGAAGATCTCGCCGATCCGAAATGGAAGGGCAAGGTCTGCATCCGCTCCGGCCAGCATCCGTACAACACGGCGCTCGTCGCCGCGATGATCGCGCACGACGGCGAGGCTGCGACTGAAAAGTGGCTGCGCGGCGTGAAAGCGAACCTCGCACGCAAGGCGACCGGCGGCGACCGCGACGTCGCGCGCGATATTCTCGGCGGCATCTGCGACGTCGGTCTCGCGAACGCGTACTACGTCGGTCACATGAAGAACGCGGAAGCCGGCACCGATGCGCGCAAGTGGGGCGATGCGATCAAGGTCGTGCGTCCGACCTTCGCGAACGCGAAGAGCGGCGGCACGCACGTGAACATCAGCGGCGCGACGGTCGCGAAGCATGCACCGCACAAGGCCAACGCGGTGAAGCTGCTCGAGTACCTGGTATCGCCGGAAGCGCAGGCGCTGTATGCGCAGGCGAACTACGAATATCCGGTGCGCGCGAACGTGAAGCTCGACCCGGTGATCGCGAGCTTCGGCCCGTTGAAGATCGACCCGCTGCCGCTCGCCGACATCGCGAAGCATCGCAAGGCGGCCAGCCAGCTCGTCGACAAGGTCGGCTTTGACAACTAA
- a CDS encoding amino acid permease, translating into MKNLQRHLGARHIRFLALGSAIGTGLFYGSASAIQLAGPAVILAYIVGGAAVYMVMRALGEMAVREPVAGSFGHYASENLGPFAGFVTGWTYTLEMVIVAIADITAFGIYMGFWFPDVPQWIWVLGVVAVICGLNLCHVKVFGELEFWLSIIKVGAIVAMIGGGVAILLTGMHFGHSADVPTIANLWNHGGFFPNGIGGLIASLSVVIFAYGGIEVIGMSAGEAKDPERVIPRAINAVPARILLFYVLTMVVLMSISPWTGVGGDGSPFVQIFSALGVKSAATILNLVVISAAISAINSDIFGAGRMMFGMARQGQAPRVLMSTSRHGVPWVTVLVMAGALLVGVLLNYLMPKDVFLVVAAIATFATVWVWLMILLSQVAMRRRLSHAEVAALKFKVPLWPVAPALTIAFMGFVIVMLGWFDDTRVALYVGAAWLALLAAVFYIRIRPKFAAASR; encoded by the coding sequence ATGAAAAACTTGCAGCGCCATCTGGGCGCGCGGCACATCCGCTTTCTCGCGCTGGGCTCGGCAATCGGCACCGGCCTGTTCTACGGCTCCGCGTCGGCGATCCAGCTCGCGGGCCCGGCGGTGATCCTGGCCTACATCGTCGGCGGCGCGGCCGTCTACATGGTGATGCGCGCACTCGGCGAAATGGCGGTGCGCGAACCGGTAGCAGGCTCCTTCGGCCACTACGCGAGCGAGAACCTCGGCCCGTTCGCGGGTTTCGTCACCGGCTGGACGTACACGCTGGAAATGGTCATCGTCGCGATTGCCGACATCACCGCGTTCGGCATCTACATGGGCTTCTGGTTTCCGGACGTGCCGCAGTGGATCTGGGTGCTCGGCGTCGTCGCCGTGATTTGCGGGCTGAACCTGTGCCACGTGAAGGTGTTCGGCGAGCTCGAGTTCTGGCTGTCGATCATCAAGGTCGGCGCGATCGTCGCGATGATTGGCGGCGGCGTCGCGATCCTGCTGACCGGTATGCATTTCGGCCATTCGGCCGACGTGCCGACGATCGCGAACCTGTGGAACCATGGCGGCTTCTTCCCGAACGGAATCGGCGGGCTGATCGCGTCGCTGTCGGTCGTGATCTTCGCGTACGGCGGCATCGAGGTGATCGGGATGAGCGCCGGCGAGGCGAAGGATCCCGAGCGCGTGATTCCGCGCGCGATCAACGCGGTGCCCGCGCGGATCCTGCTGTTCTACGTGCTGACGATGGTCGTGCTGATGTCGATCAGCCCGTGGACCGGCGTAGGCGGCGACGGCAGCCCGTTCGTGCAGATCTTCTCCGCACTCGGTGTGAAGTCGGCCGCGACGATCCTGAACCTCGTCGTGATCAGCGCGGCGATTTCGGCGATCAACAGCGACATCTTCGGTGCGGGCCGGATGATGTTCGGGATGGCACGGCAAGGCCAGGCGCCGCGCGTGCTGATGTCGACGTCGCGGCACGGCGTGCCGTGGGTCACGGTGCTCGTGATGGCCGGCGCGCTGCTCGTCGGCGTGCTGCTCAACTACCTGATGCCGAAGGATGTGTTCCTGGTCGTGGCCGCGATCGCGACGTTCGCGACCGTCTGGGTGTGGCTGATGATCCTGCTGTCGCAGGTCGCGATGCGCCGGCGCCTGTCGCACGCGGAAGTCGCGGCGCTGAAGTTCAAGGTGCCGCTGTGGCCCGTGGCGCCCGCGCTGACGATCGCGTTCATGGGATTCGTGATCGTGATGCTGGGCTGGTTCGACGACACGCGCGTCGCGCTCTACGTCGGCGCGGCATGGCTCGCCCTGCTCGCGGCGGTGTTCTACATCCGGATCCGCCCGAAGTTCGCGGCTGCGTCACGGTGA